One genomic segment of candidate division WOR-3 bacterium includes these proteins:
- a CDS encoding orotate phosphoribosyltransferase, giving the protein MQVEEILKKYQVLVEGHFVLNSGLHSQYYFEKFRILENPQATSQLCAMIAERYKGKNIEWVIGPTTGGIIIAFETARQLQCNAGFAEEREGKRVVGRGFNIAQKNVLIVDDVLTTGKSLGETITAVKEKNARIAGIVVLIDRSSAPLPFSYEALYKKEVENFNPAECPLCKAHIPLHKPGGV; this is encoded by the coding sequence GAGATTTTAAAAAAATATCAGGTGCTCGTGGAAGGCCATTTTGTATTAAACTCGGGTTTGCACAGCCAATATTATTTTGAAAAATTCCGGATTCTGGAAAATCCCCAAGCCACCAGCCAGCTGTGTGCAATGATCGCCGAACGGTATAAAGGCAAAAATATCGAATGGGTCATCGGACCTACGACCGGGGGTATCATCATTGCCTTTGAAACCGCCCGCCAGTTACAATGCAATGCTGGATTTGCCGAAGAGCGCGAGGGAAAAAGGGTAGTGGGAAGGGGTTTTAATATAGCCCAGAAAAATGTCCTGATTGTGGATGATGTTCTTACCACCGGCAAATCGCTGGGTGAGACCATCACCGCGGTAAAAGAGAAGAATGCCCGAATCGCCGGGATTGTGGTATTGATTGACCGGAGTAGCGCGCCGCTACCTTTTAGCTACGAGGCACTTTATAAAAAAGAAGTGGAGAATTTCAATCCTGCAGAATGTCCGCTGTGCAAAGCCCACATTCCCCTACACAAACCCGGAGGTGTTTGA